Genomic window (Amphiura filiformis unplaced genomic scaffold, Afil_fr2py scaffold_48, whole genome shotgun sequence):
atttgactgaaatcagCAAACCGTATTTAGTGCtgtctgcgaaatttggataaaaggggtaccggcggcgtattcattccaataagcgcacaGGGTgcttaacattttaaattttgggtgggtgcttattttatACCTGGTTTacgtaattttttcgtaaggggcgtttattagagacaaatatAATttacatatggtcattttcacggtcaAGGGTGTAACCTTGGAGTGTAGTGGCCTAATAAAGCTACAGAATTCcacaatttttggccacataagtcatctagttagcagctaccttgggtagcataatcatcttaggaagttactgcgttcagttttggcaggctaaaatgtccataaatatggcctttttgatttactgaaaaaataaaatagtaacatttttgtaaagccCTGTGTTTTCTTTAGTttgttcatggataatttttcttatgctGAAAGTGTAGTCATATGCTCAGTAAAAACTGCCACATtagttttaattgtgaacagccctgtattgaGAACCAGATTtcaatatttgtcgtttcggaggcttcattttctgatataaacaattgtttttaaataaacaaactttgtgggtatagctttggtttataatactttgttatttctttatttcttcttgattcataacagttgattacttaggtaacaaaaattagccgacttgcaagcttttaaattttttataaaatcttgacttcatagAGGTGATTTCCCGTTAACaattttgaagcctccgaaacaaactgttcagctagcttgtgcaaatataaataaaagagctcatccaatctatttatcaaaatgtagcaaagtagatcctcaagtcacttgtttttgaACAGTGGAGATAtacatcaccgtttgaaaatgggacccaatacaaactttccgttaacacttgagcctccgaaacaaatgaagcctccgaaacaacaataagattaattatcatctttgcaaatctaaattggtgtgttccatattgatatctgcattgtaattgttacttgatatgtgcagaatgtcataaattaaaaaaaagtttgatattatggttaatgtttgaaaaatatactgataccttaccGGGGTACCcaagaaagcctgtttcggaggcttcacagtatgcaagttaacaccatacttaacaaatgggtgaaaaaatttaagtgtgataaatctacaatagcTTCGGCATAGAtttattgattcaatacacaagaaaataacagcttagatgatacagtgttcttttcaaaaaaactacttctgcaatgttttcaattgttaacatgaagcctccgaaacaaaaaatcaTGACTTGCTGTGTTAATTtactttttgtcacaactgaaattcaatacttagaagcaaagcatgaaaattggtaattgtgatattttttaccaattttttcatgtcaacttgtagttgtttgccaaatattttatttttatgatcaccaatattctaaaaaataactccaatttctatgaaacttggctgggaggttccttttatcaagtagtatttgtacatgaagttagacattcaaattattttagaaacccaattaaaacttacactagacttagctgtggtctaagaccacgaacacagccgtgctgtgacccctaatgacctttgaccccaaattatatgaaaaccccataggcattggctaatgtcaatgcctgtgtgcatgtggcatcactttgacatgttatttgtggcagaaggggcattttgaaggtttttcgtctcagaccggaagtgacccctttatgatctttgaccccaaatgaaaaaaatatcacatatacactggctaaccacaattcatgtgtgaacataccgctactgtgctatgttttccttagctaataaaattgtttgaaggtatttcatttttaccggaagtgaccccttaatgacctttgaccccaaatctgtgtacaccccatagacactgggtaataacaatgcatgtgtgcaagtggcatctctgtcccacataatttgtggaagaagatgcattttaaaggtatttctttttataccggaagtgaccccttaatgagctttgaccccaaaaaaaaaaataccacatatacattgggtgactgcagatcatatgtgaacataccgttactgtgctatgttttacttagctaataaatatttttgactaacgtcacggctgtgtaaaaatatgtataagattgggaaatttccattgtaaatgacacttgatgttaaagattttcaaaactgcaattacaaacatagcaaaacatggtataaaatttaacttttatctgttggcttactttggaatggaatttcacatgtattccagctttcatgtcataattttctgagcttatgtaaaacacattttaaccaaaatgttatggaaatgtcaaaatttttattataaaccaaaaggtttaagccttgaaacattattttactggaatttaagttgtttctatgcatgatttcagtaaacagaaacataagtggtttgaaattttgaccctaaaaatcaaaagttacaccctttaccgtgaaaatgaccatatgttaTAAAAGGGCTCTGAGATGTTCTAATAGCTTTtgtgatgcagaaaatgtattgcaagtttacacaggattgTAGTCCTCCAGCAATTTCACTGTATCGATGTctctctgtcacttcaacattaatggtatcctttagcaaattgaaaataccctgggtgggcgcttattggggcatgggcgcttattggaatgaatacggtacttgaAAAAAATCCGAGTTttgtgtcaatatttagtgtcattgataaggggtgtttgaaattctagtcactgaaaaccacaaaaaagggttgtttttggccaattttgtccttgattttgcacgaaaaaggggggtaaatttgatgaaaaatcattgcaaaggggcccttgaaagatttggtaactctcagtctctcatggttgtcaacttttgtgttgagttggggggccgggtaCCAAACTTatatcatgatgaaatataatcatttttgaagataaaatgtgctgaccttaaaatattgaaaaatgtttaagactaccgctattcatttgaaataatgcacttattgttcagctcCTCTATAGAGCCAATCCACATCAACTCCAGTGATGTGCACTGCAGCACCTCTTCAAGTAAAATCcggaaaatttgagcttcatactccatttcgttttcctgtggcattaatttgaaatttaggggggtcagcataaaaaatgtgtcgcaacacgaaagacgatgtttggaggtctataaatgtataaagggaagccctacaattacgtatcatggtgtacttttttgtgtagaattcaaatctggcatcagaaaacttgtaactccttcacttaaaaagatatagggtcctcaaaatgcaacttcgtccatccaggaccaacttcggggggtcagaactccaatagtaaaaataattttattgtccattatTTTGCCaatcagagccctttggtaggacattattcttatcccatattgagcctattagaatacttttagctgagatattacccatgcaaaagtcccaattgtacattttttgtacattttgacccacctgaaaaccaatgtcagacattttgccccaccatcaacttcaggtatgttgaaaatatgttcttggacaacatttctgagtggcttggggtcttgatgactttgctttCCAACCAAGTCATGAATGACAAGTTTTGTTGGCTTTCTGTCCAAATTTATAGGAAGATGCAGAACTTGCTGCCTTAGAATGTCGCCAAGAAAGCATCCTACAAGAACTGAAAGCACTGGAGAGTGAGGTTACAACGTTAGCAGTCAAATTAAAGTCACAGGACGATGGTGTTCCTGTTACGCATAAGACACTGCAGTCATCTACAAAGACTCAATCCGGTCATAAAAAAGGTGGCGCAAAATTAGCAACATCCAAGTCTGTACCAATAGCTGAATTAGTAAGTAGATATGCATTGGTAGAAACTTTCGTTGACTCATTGCTTCAGTAATctgatttttatgcctccaccgcatggcatactgtttttgcactgtccgtctgtctgtctgtccttcCGTCTGTACGTACCTTTGGATGCAGTGTCTCGGGAATGGATAGgcagattgacttcagattttcaggccATGGTCAGAAACTCTGACTGGCTACTTCTTTTGGGTGgtattcaaggtcatatactgaggtcaaaggatatttgaggtcaaatgtgaacagttcaaatcctattgcaaccaagcTTGAGTCATAGTCTGCACTATGGGAACCTTCAACTATTTGTGGTACCGTAATGTTATAtaccgaggtcaaatgtcatttgaggtcaattgGTAATACCATTATTTAAGACTCAAAATGTCAAGCTGTTTATTTTTCCCCAATTTCGGAGGATgaaattgaataaaaataaaaattatcgtAACTAATAGTATAATAAGAATTAAATTTGAAGTTGAGTTGAATGATAAGAATGCAAATAATACTAGATGTGTGTTAGATCATTTTTATACTGTTTATTGTGCAATTTTCATTTCAGGGCAATGTGATTCATGACATAGTAATCTACGCTAATCCCAACTCTCCACCACTATCACTCTTTGTACTCTACCACACATTAAGTAGCCAGTATCGCTGCAGGACGGCAGTTCACATCCACTCATCTGTTAAAAATGTGCCTGAAAAACTGCTACAGAGCCTTGCCAATGGGGTGGAGGTTGGCAGAGGTGAAGCACAAATTGGAATTACCCTTATATGGAAAGATGGTAGGTGCAATAGTTAACCTTATAACATACCTATATTGACTGTAAATACATACATTGGCAGTGGCGGTGCTTTcggagggggggggaggggcaaataTTTTCTTGCCCCCAGTTTTCCAccgcccccacttttgaggcaaaaccccaaaaattACGTACATTTCCACATTTTGcggaaattttgcacaaaatttgtcgcttttgcccctgaaattcactttgcccctcatgcccccccccgaaaaaaataaTCAAtcattgggcaaaaaaaaaaaaaaaaaaaaattgtttgcttgtcctccaccgaccaaccctaatctggaaaatatggaaaaaagtttgtttttttgttttactgtacaaatgaataccgaccctaaatttggaaattccagaaaaagtttttttttctttcaacatttttgacatcctgaaaagtatttttaacagtttctacacatgaccttttaaaaaatttttttttttaaatcctgacaAACCGACCCAATtgtgaaaaagttgtggaggacaagcaaacaatctatTTTTTGGTCTTAGTTATTTGTAACATTTCACCGTAATGTCTATAATAAacctttacttttatttttttatagatCTGTTGACATATACATGCAAAGGGCCTCACATTTATGTCAATTTAATTTTTCCACAGTGTTACATGGTCCTGAGCTCAAAGTGAGTGCTCATTCACAGACCCCAATTCAGGGTGAGGCCAATGTTGCACGGTACTTAGCACGCCTCATCACTCCGAGATACGACGCGGGAACCATCCAACATGTATGTGCAGTTGATGACCTCCTCGACCTGGCCAGCTTCACCATTTTAGGTGGTTCATCAAAAGAGCGAGCAGCAGCCTTACGTAGTCTTAATTCATTGCTTGGCAAGAATACATGGTTAGCACCCTCAGGGGAGATGTCAATTGCAGATGTGGTAGTATGGAGTATGCTTCATCAGGTACAGATGACCAGTGGAACACCTAGCAATGTGCAAAAATGGCTCAAAGCTTGTGAAGCACAAAGTGCATTCAAATGTGCACTTGATATTCTGTGAATGCATCAATAATTCAACAAAATGTGCACTTGATATTCTGTGAACGCATCAATAATTCAACAAAATAAATGTGCACTTGATATTCTGTGAACTCATCAATAATtcaacaaaataaatgttaattaatCAGACAGGAAACAATGTTCATTTCTGGAGAGAGAAGCCAAGATATCAAATTTCCCATAACTTTTATGTTTTTCTGACATGGAGAAGCAAAATTACCTTCCAATTCCAaaattttcctccaaataccAAAATTTGCCTGGAATGAGCTTCATGGATTACATATTTTCTCTTGACTCTGGTAATTTCCCCGGTAATTTCCTGGACAAAGTATTTTAATTTGTCCAGGAACAGACCAGACCACTAAAAAAATGTGGAATTCAGCATTTCAAGTACCTCTCATGAAATTTAGCTTTTGGAGGGACTGTTTCCTCAGAGATAAGGAAATATGCAGGAAATTTGGCTTATCTTCCTTTAATGTAAACCAATTTC
Coding sequences:
- the LOC140144295 gene encoding aminoacyl tRNA synthase complex-interacting multifunctional protein 2-like is translated as MVRSVFILHWNVNSIKDSRVLYSVKPKLGDSRVAMNGPGMFKVKPYYDYSKAQIELPTCMFKMKNVHDSKNDSEEEDAELAALECRQESILQELKALESEVTTLAVKLKSQDDGVPVTHKTLQSSTKTQSGHKKGGAKLATSKSVPIAELGNVIHDIVIYANPNSPPLSLFVLYHTLSSQYRCRTAVHIHSSVKNVPEKLLQSLANGVEVGRGEAQIGITLIWKDVLHGPELKVSAHSQTPIQGEANVARYLARLITPRYDAGTIQHVCAVDDLLDLASFTILGGSSKERAAALRSLNSLLGKNTWLAPSGEMSIADVVVWSMLHQVQMTSGTPSNVQKWLKACEAQSAFKCALDIL